One region of Thermodesulfovibrionales bacterium genomic DNA includes:
- a CDS encoding DUF4261 domain-containing protein — MLKDNVLPLPVWIKVTGYRKDNGNLYLYTLGMKNFNHREMEIMDYRGNFSDGYFFMLELANYLMTRGPVIKDGDTVGYSEIEKIKIKFKKSELDEDEEVMSILF; from the coding sequence TTGCTAAAAGATAATGTTTTGCCTTTGCCAGTATGGATAAAGGTCACTGGCTACAGAAAAGATAATGGTAACCTTTATCTTTACACTTTAGGTATGAAAAATTTTAATCACAGAGAAATGGAAATAATGGATTACAGAGGTAATTTTTCTGATGGCTATTTCTTTATGCTCGAATTAGCAAATTATCTGATGACCAGAGGTCCTGTTATAAAGGATGGAGACACGGTAGGTTATTCTGAAATAGAAAAAATTAAAATTAAATTTAAAAAATCCGAACTGGATGAAGATGAAGAAGTAATGAGTATTTTATTCTAA
- a CDS encoding DUF2155 domain-containing protein — protein MMPPGETKVIVPDAVKGKWDAVKLLIEDKIARKTSEVTVKLNSEYKIPGSNLKIKVGEFLPDFKMDGLTITSSSNEPNNPAVRVIVYEGDKEIFKGWLYSKFPTIHPFQHEKYGITLKEGIKKS, from the coding sequence ATGATGCCACCTGGAGAGACAAAGGTAATAGTGCCAGATGCTGTAAAAGGGAAATGGGATGCTGTAAAACTCCTTATTGAGGATAAGATTGCAAGAAAGACCTCAGAGGTAACTGTGAAATTAAACAGTGAATACAAAATACCGGGTTCAAACCTTAAGATAAAGGTTGGAGAATTCCTTCCTGATTTCAAGATGGATGGCCTTACCATAACCTCATCATCAAATGAGCCAAACAATCCTGCTGTAAGAGTGATTGTATATGAGGGCGATAAAGAGATTTTCAAGGGTTGGCTATATTCAAAGTTTCCCACAATCCATCCATTCCAGCACGAAAAGTACGGGATTACCCTGAAAGAAGGAATTAAAAAGAGTTAA